The genome window GTCGGTTTCCAAATTTGGAAGGCGGCTTTTTTGATTTTTTATAACGAACGGTGTCATAACTTTTAAGTTATGATTCTTTTCATGAGAATCAAGTCAATGGATTCTACTTCTAAAGGCCCGACACGACCAAAAAAGAAAATTGTATGTTAAGAGATTGATCGCTTTTAAAGATTGTATTCTATACGATATATGAGAACTAACGTTTGTGATAAACTAAGATATGAATAAAGGGGGATTCGCATGAACAATTTTAACAATATAATTAAAAATTTAGATAATATAGTTTATAAACCTAATAACTTAATGATCACTAATCTAAAAGAAGAAAAACAAAATTCAGAATATGCAGGAGGAATATTCCAGTTAAATAACAAAACCATACGTTTTAGGGTATCAAAAATTACTCCTAATAAAATTGGACAATTTGTTTCTTTTTGGGAGAAAAATGAAAACATGCAAAATCAATCCTTCTCTTACGACTCTGCTCCTGACTTATTAGTTATCACTTGTATTGATGAAAATAAACTAGGACAATTTATTTTCCCAAAAGAGATTCTTCTAAAAGAAAAAATATTGAAAACTCAAAGTCAAAAAGGAAAGATGGCTATGAGAATTTATCCTATTTGGGATACTCCTGTTAGTGATCAAGCAAAGAAGAGCCAAATGTGGCAACTTCAATATTTTGTTAATTTAAGTGATACTAATAATTTATCCATAGATAAATTATTAAACTTATATTCATAGCTTCTTGCTTTCATTTTGTAAGTGGCTCCAAAATGAAGTTGCCGTACCCCTAAAAAAGCCTTATAAATAAGGGCTTTGAGATACTTTTGAAAATGCACGTTTCAAAACATATACAATTCTATTGACATATTGCAAATGTGCTTAAATTGTATTTTTGAAATGAGAAATTCTAGGTTTTTCGCTATGTCATAAAGTTTACTTTTTGCCCAAATCCTCGGTTTCGGGGATTTGGGCAAAAACACCCAACACCCATTTTCTATAAAAAGGAATAAAAGTTTTTCCATGTTTCGTAACATATTAAAACCGTAGGAGGTGATACATATAGCAAACAAGAGTAGCAGAAATAATAATGAAGTATTGGTTCAAGGTGCTGAGAACGCAATTGATCAAATGAAGTACGAGATTGCACAAGAATTTGGCGTACAGCTTGGGCCAGATACAACATCTCGTGCAAACGGTTCTGTTGGTGGTGAAATCACAAAGCGTTTAGTAGCCATGGCTGAACAACAACTTGGCGGTGGGTTTACTCATTAATTTCACCCGGTAATATAAAAGATTACAGTTACAGTAAGTCATAGCATATATTTTTTTACCTGTATTTAGTTTATGAATAAATGTAGACACTTACACGATAAGCAACCAAATAGGGGTCAACATACATAGCCATCAAGCTAAAATTTTATAGTACCCCCAGAACGAAATTTTGTGCTAACTTGTAACAAAAAAAGCTCATTTTTTCGTTTTAGGGTAATTCTGGATTCTAAAGTTGATGGGCATGTGTGATGCACCCCATAAAGAAAAAGAACCTGCTCGAATGCAGATTCTTTCCGATAATGATTTATGTAAGTAAGACCCGAAAATATAATACAATGCATCAAAAATGAATTCAAGTATAAAAAGAACCCGTTAAAGTTCGGGTTCTTTCAGAAGTGATGATGTTTTCTCTGTTTCAGATAGAGAAAAATACAAAAATATAATACATCTAAGTATAGAAAATTTCAATACTTAAATTGTGTTTAAACGACAATTATCAATCACATGATAAA of Bacillus clarus contains these proteins:
- a CDS encoding alpha/beta-type small acid-soluble spore protein; its protein translation is MANKSSRNNNEVLVQGAENAIDQMKYEIAQEFGVQLGPDTTSRANGSVGGEITKRLVAMAEQQLGGGFTH
- a CDS encoding MepB family protein → MNNFNNIIKNLDNIVYKPNNLMITNLKEEKQNSEYAGGIFQLNNKTIRFRVSKITPNKIGQFVSFWEKNENMQNQSFSYDSAPDLLVITCIDENKLGQFIFPKEILLKEKILKTQSQKGKMAMRIYPIWDTPVSDQAKKSQMWQLQYFVNLSDTNNLSIDKLLNLYS